ACTTTCATCCACCAGTGTTTTGGAAACTTCTGTCTTTAATTTAGTGTGTACATCTGGTTTAAAGCCAAACATAAAAGCAGAGGCTGTTAAAATTACCAATAACGATAGAATTTTGAAATTTGTTTTCATAATAATTGATTTTTAGATGGTTGATAAGTATTAAATTTACATATTATAATCAATATTTAACAGTGTCTGTTAACCTTAATTCTGCTCATTTCAGTATTCGTTTTCTTGATGACTTCATATTTCTGTTAACTGGACCCTTCCAAAAATAGTATCAAGAAATTATTGTCTTAATGACGATTATTCGTCAAATGATGTATATTCGTTAACCAACTATTAAACCAATACCAAAACTATTCTTGATCTTCCACATGTTTAAAATGAGCAAGGTTTTCACCTGTCTGGTGATTTTTTTAGCATTTAGTATAAGCACGTGCTTGTCTCAAACAACGCCACCAGCGATAAAATATCTGGGCATAGAAGATGGCCTGTCCAATAATGTCGTCAACTCTTTATACATTGATCATTTTGGTTTCGTCTGGATGGGGACTTATGATGGACTGAATCGTTATGACGGCTATAATTTTAAAGTGTTTAGAAATAACTGGGCAGGCGACAATTCTCTGATTAATAATCATATTACGGTTTTAAACGGAGACGATCTAAACAGGATCTGGGTTGGTACCCAAAAAGGCATCTCATATTACAGTTATGCCGACTCCAGATTTCACAAGTTGATTTACCTTGAAAATGGTAAGAAGCACACACTATTTGCTGCAGTTAATGCCATCGCGATCAATTCAAGTTCAGATGTCTTTGTAGCTACTGATGACGGCCTGTTCGTGCTCAATAAGGGACAAGTCAATGCGGAAAGGATCTCGTTGGTGAAAAACAAGATACCTGGCGTGAAAGCCATTTGTACCGATGATAATGGTAAACTATGGCTTTTTGTAAAAGACCACGGTCTTTGTTTATTTGATACTACAAGCAAAAAAATAAAGTGGATAAGGACTGACCTGAAGAATATAACTTATCTATTAAACGATCATGGAAAATTGTTATGGATTGGTACCGAAAAAGGACTTTTGCAATACGATAAAACTACAAATAGCCTCAGTCAGAGCGAAGGTTATCCGGAGCATGATAATATCATGAATCTAATGTTAGATAAACAGCAGAAGCTTTGGATATCTACTGATGGTGGTGGTGTTGTGGTTTATGATACAAAATCCAAATATGCAGATCGTTTGCCGGTAGGTAAAGAAAAGGGCTTTTTAAGTAGTAATTCTGCAGCCCAGGTTTATGAAGACAAGGAATCGAGAAAATGGATCGCCACATTAAGAGGCGGGATTAATATCATTGATCAGCAGAGTACGCAGTTTCAAAGCATTAAGAAAGATCCTTTGAAAAGTAATTCGCTGGTTAACAATTTTGTGCTTTCATTTGGAGAGGATGAGCATAAGAACGTTTGGATTGGAACGGATGGTGGAGGTTTGAGCGTGTGGAACCGTAAAAAGAATACCTTCATAAACTATGTAAAAACCAATAATCCAGGCTCACTTAAAAGCAATTTTGTAACCAGTATCCTGAATGATGCCGATAATAATATTTGGGTAGCCAGCTTTAGTGGTGGTATTGATCGTTTTGATAAACAGAATGGTGGATTTGTACATTACAGTTGTTATAATGAAATGAAAGGGGCTGAGGAAGTAAACCTTTGGAAACTTTATCAGGATCGCAATAAGAACATCTGGGCAGGTACCACAAGAGGCGGGGCCTTATATAAGTACAATAAACAGAAAGATAAATTTGAGCTTTTTGATGCTAGTCTGCAGGATATACACACCTTATTTCAGGATTCTAAGGGGCAGCTCTGGGGCGGCAATTATACCGACTTGATCCGGATAGATGTTTTGAATAAAAAACATCAGTTCATCAAGGTAAATTTTGCCGTGCGAGCCATTGTCGAAGATGCTAAGCAAAACCTGTGGATTGGAACAGAGGGGGGCGGCCTGATTCAATATAATCCTGTAACAGGCAAAACTAAGAGGTATCTTCAAAAAGATGGATTACCCAGTAACTCCGTGCTAAACATACTGAGAGATAGGAAAGATAACTTATGGTGCAGTACCTATAATGGTCTGTCAAAGTTTAACATTTGCGAAGACAAATTTAAAAACTACTATACGTCGGATGGCTTATCTAGTAATCAGTTTAATTACAATGCTTCGCTTAAACTCAGCGATGGGACATTCCTTTTTGGAGGAATTGATGGCTTTAATTTCTTTCACCCAGATAGTATAAAAGAAAATAAACGCATCCCAAAAATTGTATTGACAGACTTCAGGATAAACAATATTCCCCTTGATCAGGATTCCCATTATCGCAATGTATCTGTTGTAAACCTGAACAAAATAGCTATACCCCATAATGCGGCCGTGATATCAGTTAATTATGCAGCTATAGAATTTTCTTTTCAAGACCAGATCTCTTATGCTTATTATCTGGAGGGCTGGGACAGAGATTGGAACTATGTGAATAAGCTAAATACGATTTACTATTCGAGATTAAACGAAGGCAACTATAAACTCCACATTAAAAGTACAGATACCGAAGGTGCCTGGAGTAATAATGAAAAAATTATAGCCATTAGGATCTTGCCGCCCTGGTACCGTAGCTGGTGGGCTTATTGCATTTATGCCTTATTCTTTTCAGCTGTTTATTACATTTTCCAAGCCTATAGAAGCAAGCAAAGAAATTTAAAGCATGAAGTGGAAATTGCAAACCTGAAAATGGAACGCGAGAAGGATTTGAACGAAAGGAAGCTTAATTTTTTTACCAATATTTCACATGAGCTGAGAACACCTTTAACATTGATCGTAAATCCAATCAAGGACATTTTAAACATCAAGGAGCAAGGTCAGGAAAAAAATGATTTAAATGTAGTTTACCGCAATTCAAGGCGTTTATTGAGTTTGGTCGATCAACTGCTCTTGTTCAGAAAGACAGAGAGTGAAAACGATGTTTTGAATGTAGTCAAAATTAATTTATTCAAGTTTGCTCATGAAATTTTCCTTTGCTTCAGTTATCTGGCCAAACAAAACAATATAGCTTACCAGTTCGAATGTGAGGATGAAGAACTCAATATATATGGCGATCGTGATAAGCTGGAAATTACCTTTTTCAATTTGCTGTCGAATGCATTAAAATTTACCTCCAAGGGTGGCTTTGTTAAGTTTAAAATTTCGAAACTTGGCGAGCAGGTAAAAATTGAGGTGAGTGACAGCGGGCCAGGCATACCCGAAGGAGTTGGCGAAAAACTCTTTGATAAGTTCTACAAAGTGTCCGGTAATGAATCGCTTAAAATGGGCTTTGGAATAGGTCTTTACCTGGTTAAAAATTTTGTAGAACTCCATCATGGTAAGATCAGTTTTTTATCCAACGAACCTGCGGGTACCACCTTTTTGATCGAAATGCCGGTTGGTGTTGCTGATGGGCTAATGGAAAACAATGTTTCCGATAAAGAATTGATCTATGTGAACGAATTGATGCCTGATGAAGAGCAGGAAGATGAAAAAAATGATCATGTAGGCAATCTGGAATTACTGATATCTGATCTGCATACGATTCTGGTGATAGATGACAATACAGAAATTATAGATTACATCAGGCAGATTTTTCAGGATAGGTTTAAGATCTATAAAGCAACCGACGGCCTTGATGGTTTAAGGAAGTGCATCGCATTTCTGCCAGATATCGTAATCTCAGATATAAATATGGAGGGGCTTAACGGTATTGAACTTTGTCGACAGGTTAAGGAAGACCCGGCGCTAAACCATATTCCAGTTATTTTATTAACAGCTGATCCAAGTCCGGAGGTTAAACTGAAGGGCACAGAGGCAGGAGCTTACGATTTTGTAACCAAGCCATTTGATAAGGAACTGTTTACCGCTAAGATTAATGGAATCATTAAAAACCGCGCCAACCTTCAATCGTACTTCTATAATGAAATTACACTCAAGTCTGATACAGATAAGGTTTCGCAGGAAGACAAAGGTTTCCTGCAAAAATGTGTGACCATTATTGAAGATAATTTGACTGAAGATCAGTTTAGCGTTAAAACCTTAGCTTCAGACCTTGGTATGAGCCATTCTAACCTATATAAGAGAATAAAATCTACTTCCGGGCAGTCGGTTAATGGCTTTGTCCGTTTTATCCGCTTGCGTAAAGCCGCAGAACTGCTAATCAACACCAATCTGAATATTAACGAGGCAGCTTGCAGGGTCGGCATAAATGACATTAAATATTTCAGAGAACAGTTTCAAAAGCTTTTCAAGCTAACCCCTTCTGAGTTTGTAAAGAAACACCGTAAAACATTTCATAAATATTATAACATCAACTCGAGAGTTTTAGAAAACTGATTTGACAACATTTTAAGTGTTTTCTTAAATCACCCCCTGTAAAGTATGATTTACCCCCCTGTAAAAGCATGTATAAATTCTGTACTTCGGTTAACCAAATATTGAAATCATTATGAGTTTACACTCACAAAACACAATGAATAAAACGCTCCGGTTTTTCACAAAGCCATTTCTGTTTGTATTTGCAGTACTTTTCTCTGGTCAGCTATGCCTGGGACAGCAAACTAAAATCATTACCATTGCATCCAATGGATGGGCAAACAACTCCATTAATGCCGTTATCTTTAGAAAGAATTCATTAATTACTTCGGATGGGTACCAATATGCCGCTTATTACGATTCAGATCAAAACCTGATGCTTGCAAAGCGAAAAACAGGTAGTTCTACCTGGATTGTCGAAAAAACAGCTTATAAAGGTGATGCTGCCGATGCCCACAAATCAATCAGCATTACAGTTGATGGAGCCGGAATCCTTCATGTTACCTGGGGACAGCACGACAACTCTCTGAATTATGCTCGGGCTGTTAGCGCAGGTTCCTTAAAGCTAGGCGACAAACTTCACATGGTTTCAGATAAAGAAAGCAAGGTAAGTTACCCGGAGTTCTATAAGCTGGTGAATGGAGATTTACTTTTTTTCTACCGTGACGGTGGATCGGGAAATGGAAATTTGATGATTAACCGTTATGATGTGCGCAGCCAGACTTGGCACCGTGTACAGGATGGAATGATTAACGGCGAAGGGAAACGCAACGCCTATTGGCAGATGGCAGTTGATGGGGCCGGAACATTGCATTTATCCTGGGTTTGGCGGGAAAGTCCGGATGTTGCCAGTAATCACGATATCTGCTATGCTAAATCATCTGATGGCGGGATGACCTGGCAAAAATCAACAGGAGAACGTTATCAGCTGCCCATTACAGCTTCAAATGCAGAGTATGCAGTAAAGATTCCACAAAAAAGCGAGCTGATCAATCAAACCTCGATGTATGCAGATGCAAAAGGAAGAGTATTTATTGTCAGCTACTGGAACGATCAGCCCGGTGGTATTCCTCAGTACCACCTTGTTTTTAACGATGGGCAAAAGTGGAAAGTAAACGGTTTGTCTTTCAGAAAAACAGCATTTAGCCTAAGCGGTGGAGGTACAAAAAAAATACCCATATCCAGGCCTCAGATTATTGTATGGCCCAATGTAAGTGGATATGGAGCAGGCATCCTGTTTAGGGATGCAGAACGAGGCAACAAAGCATCTATCGCAGTTAATCAGGATATCGATACCGATAAATGGAAAGTCACCGATTTAACTTCAAAATCTCTTGGCGATTGGGAGCCGACCTATGATACTGAACTTTGGAAGGATAAAACCGTGTTAAATCTTTATGTACAAAACGTAACACAGGTGGATGGCGAGGGTAAGGCAAATGCTGAACCAAGTCCGGTGCAAGTCCTCGAATGGAAACCTGAAGCACAGCCAGGCTTACCCTCGAAAGCGGAAGTGCTAAAGATGATTGACAAAGCTAATGGCTACTGGCAAAGCCAGAACAAGCCAGAGGTCCGGTCTTTCTGGGACAATGCGGCTTATCATACAGGGAATATGGAGGTGGTCGCTTTAACTGGTAATGAAAGCTATCGTAAATATTCTGAAGATTGGGCCAACCACAATCAATGGATGGGGGCGAAATCCACTGATAAAAGCCAATGGAAATATAAATATGGAGAAACGGATGATGATGTCCTGTTCGGCGACTGGCAAATCTGCTTCCAAACTTATATTGATTTATATCACTTAAAGCCAGAAGAATATAAAATTGCCCGGGCTAAAGAGGTTATGGGATATCAAATGAGCACACCTTTAAACGATTACTGGTGGTGGGCCGATGGTTTATATATGGTGATGCCCGTTATGACCAAACTCTACAAAACAACAGGAGATCAGCAATACCTGGATAAATTATATGAATATTTTGCGTACGCCAACAGCATAATGTACGATAAGGATGCGAAGCTTTACTACCGTGATGCCAAATACGTGTACCCGAAGCACAAAAGTGCAAATGGGAAAAAGGACTTTTGGGCCAGGGGCGATGGATGGGTATTTGCTGGATTGGCCAAAGTACTGAAAGATTTACCCTTAAACGATCCGCATCGAAAGGAATATGTGATGAAATATACAGGCATGGCCAATGCCATTTTGAACAGTCAGCAAGAGGATGGGTATTGGACACGGAGTATCCTTGATCCTGAACATGCACCTGGACCTGAAACAAGCGGAACCGCTTTTTTTACATATGGCTTGCTATGGGGTATTAACAATGGTTACCTAAAAGAAAAAACGTTTTTGCCTGCCGCGCTTAAAGGCTGGAACTTTCTGGTAAATACGGCCCTACAGGAAAATGGGAAAGTCGGCTATGTACAGCCAATAGGTGAAAAGGCAATTCCCGGACAAATTGTAGATGCAAATTCGACTGCAAATTTTGGTGTAGGAGCTTTTCTGCTGGCCAATTGTGAATTATATCGTTACCTGGATAAATAACCTAAACCAAAATAATACTATGAAACATCTTTATCACAAAGCGGTGCTGATCTGCCTTGTCCTGTTGTCATTTGCAACAGTGTCAATAGGACAAAAAAAAGTAAAGGAATTATCGGATCGGCAGTTTTGGCTGCAGCAGTTAGATAAAATGGCTAAGCCCGTTTTGTATAATCTGGCTAAAGATAGTTTGCGTTTGAATATGCCGCAGGTGACTTCTGTACACATCGACAATAAAGAACATCGCATTAAAGTTCAGTATGTTGAAGTTTTAGGTAGGGTTTTAAGTGGGATAGCGCCATGGTTGCAGCTTGAGGGTGGCGATGCAAGCGAAGTTGCGCTTAGAAAACAATATCGGGAATGGGCTATACAAGGACTCAAAAACTCGCTTGATTCGAATGCCAAGGATTTTATGAATTATGACATTGGCGGTCAGCAACTTGTTGATGCCTCATATGTTGCACTGGCTTTTATCCGTGCACCATGGTTATGGGAACATCTCGATAAAAAGAACCAGGAACTGATGATGAAATCTATCGCAACCACCCGGAAGTTTAAACCGGTATTTTCAAACTGGCTACTCTTCTCGGCAATGAACGAGGTCTTTTTAGCCAGATTTGGGTATAGCTGGGATCCAATGCGTGTAGATTATGCACTACAGCAAATGGAGCAATGGTATGTTGGCGATGGCATGTATAAGGACGGCAATACTTATGCCTTCGATTATTACAACAGTTACGTTATTCACCCTTACCTGGCCACAATTGCCGGGATCATTGGCGAAAGAACGAAAGATTACAATAGCATGTTCGATAAAATCAGGAAACGGAATGAGCGTTATGCGATAATTCAGGAACGTTTAATCAATACCGATGGAACTTACCCGGCTACTGGTCGATCTATTATTTATCGTGGCGGAGCCTTTCACCATCTGGCTGATATGGCCTGGAGGAAAGCCTTGCCAGGGCAGTTAAGCCCCGAACAGGTACGATGTGCCCTAACTGCGGTGATTAAAAAAACTTTGGAAAGTCCTGCAACCTATAAAAATGGTTGGTTAACTATTGGTCTTTATGGTGCCCAGCCCAATCTTGGTGATTTCTACAACAACCAGGGGAGCCCATACCTATGTAGCAATATTTTCCTGCCATTAGGTTTACCAGCCAGCGATCCCTTCTGGTCAAATCCGGCAGCCAAATGGAGCGCACAAAAAATCTGGTCGGGAGAAGATTTTCCCAATGATCATAGTGTCGACCTGAAATAAGGCTATAAAAACGATTTTATCCCCTTTTATTTACGGTATTACCCCTCACGGGCATGGTCATCTTTGTGCTTAATTTGTTCAAACCAAATATAAAAAACTATGAACAAAGACCACAAAACCTAACGATCGTGTCCTTCGTGGCAACGCCAAAATCAAGCAATTTTTTTACAAGAATATTTCTAACCAAATCAACATTATGCAAAAAAACTTACGCTTACCAACGAGGCTCCTTTTGGTACTGTTTACAATCCTCGTGATGATGAATATGAACGTGAACCGGCTGCATGCGCAAACTGCAGGCACAGAAGTTATAGGTGTTATTCTGGATGCGAATGGCCAACCCATTCCAGGGGCTACTATAAAAAATCAATCGACGGCTAAAGTGGCCATTTCAGATGGAAATGGCCGGTATAGAATTGTGGTAACCAAAGGCGAAACTCTGGTTTATAGTTTTATAGGCTATACCACCAAATCAGTTGTAGTGGGCACCCAAGCCCAAATCAGCGTTACGCTTGACGAGGCCTCAGATAAAATGCTGAACGATGTGGTTGTAATTGGCTATGGTACGCAGAAAAGATCTGACGTGACCGGCTCTGTAGTTTCTGTGCCTAAGGCGCGGTTATCCCAGTTGCCGGTTACCAACGTACTACAAGCCATTGAAGGAGCTGTAGCTGGTGTAAATGTTACTACATCATCTTCCGTACCAGGTAGTCAGCCTTCGGTTTTAATTCGGGGGCGGAATTCCATTAATGCCGATAGTGGCCCTTATGTTGTGGTAGATGGAATACCTCTGACTAAAACAGGCGGCTCTTTAAATGACATCAATCCGAATGATATTGCTTCAGTCGAGATCCTTAAGGATGCAAGTGCTACTGCAATTTATGGTACCAATGGTACAAACGGGGTAATCCTGGTTACAACAAAAAGGGGCGTATTAGGTAAACCGGTAATTCGTTATAGTGGTTATGCTGGTTTTGATAACCTGGCGCACATTTTAAAACCACGTACTGGTGAAGAATATGTACAAAAGTATGCCGATTTCCTTAAGCAAACCGGACAGGTACAAACCAGGCCAGTGCCTAATATTGGTGAGCTACCCGCTTATAATGCGGGTACGACAACAGATTGGGTAAAAGAAGCAACCCAACAGGGGATAATGCAGGATCATAATGTGAGCATATCGGGTGGTACACCGGATGTCAAATACTTTATTTCAGGTGATTATCTGGATCAAAAAGGTGTGATTAAAGGCTACCAGTTTAATCGTGTGGCCTTACGCTCCAATCTGGATCTCAATGTGACCAGCTTTTTAACCATAGGAACATCTTTGTTTTTAACCAGCAACAATTATGATGGTGGAAGAGCAAATCTTTTATTGGCAACTGCGATGAGTCCGTATGGACAATTATATAATGCCGACGGTACTTATGCCATTTACCCGATGAACCCTGAGCAGCTCTATGTAAACCCGCTTCTGGGTTTAACGACCACTAAGATCAGCAGAACCACAAACATCAACGGGAATGGTTATGCGGAGATCAAATTTCCTGGAGTGTTGACCGGCTTAAAATACCGCTTAAATGGAGGATACACCTATTTCCCTGAACGAAGGGGAAGTTATACAGGTAGGAAGGCCAACGATATGATTGGCACTGCAAGTAGCTTTAATGCATCAACAAACAGCTATACCATTGAAAATATACTAACCTACACCAAAGATATAGAAAAACATCATTTCGATTTTACCGCTTTGTACAGTTCTCAGGAACGTAAATACAATTCGACTACAGCAGGTGCAAGTGGCTTTATCAATGATGAATTAGGGCTTGATAATATTGCTGCAGGTGCAACACAAACCAGTGGGGCTTACCGCGATAGATATGGTCTGAATTCTCAAATGGGCCGTTTGTTTTATTCATACGACAGCCGTTATTTATTGACTTTAACAGCCCGTAGAGATGGTTCTTCGGTTTTCGGATCCAAAGCCGACAAATATGGCATATTTCCTTCGGCAGCAATAGGCTGGAACATTACAAACGAAGATTTTATGAAAAATGTGACTTTACTTAATAACCTGAAACTTCGCTTGTCTTATGGTAAAACTGGAAATGAAGCCGTATCGGTATACCGTACCATTACAACCGATGTAACAGGTCGTTCACCTTTTAACGGAATCAGTACAATTGGTGTTTTGGCGGGTAACCTGGGTAACAACGCACTGCATTGGGAAAGTACTAAAACAGCGAACATCGGCCTGGATTTTTCAATCCTGAAAAGTAGGATTAGCGGTACCATAGAGGCTTATCAAAATAAAACCACCGGCTTACTTTTAAATAGAAGTTTGCCAATTATTACCGGTTATACCCAGGTGCTTGATAACATTGGCAAAACTTCAAATAAGGGGCTGGAAATTACTTTAAATACCCAGAATGTTGCAGGGAAAGATTTCAAGTGGGAAACCACGATCGTTTTTGCAACGAATCGCAATAAAATTACCGATTTATATGGTGATGGAAAGGATGATGTAGGTAACAGATGGTTTATAGGTCACCCGATTAGTGTAGTATACGATTACCGGATGACCGGGGTTTGGCAAACCGGTGAGGATGTGTCTAAACAAGACCCAACGGCAAAACCAGGAAGCTTGAAGTTTGCAGATTTAAATGGTGATGGTAAAATCACCGGTGATGACAAAGAAATATTAGGACAAACGACACCAAAATGGACAGGAGGCTTAACCAATACTTTTCATTACAAAAACATCAATCTAAGTGTGCTCATTCAAACTGCTCAGGGAATGGTCAAAAATAATGTTGATTTAACTTATGGTGATGAAACAGGAAGAAGAAATACACCTGCCGAAATTGGTTATTGGACACCTGAAAACCAGAGTCAAACCAGGCCAGCCCTGTCTTATAATAATACCCTAGGTTATGGTTATGCATCCAATGCCAGTTATACGAGAATTAAAGATGCCACCTTAAGCTATGTTTTTCCACAATCTGTTTTGGATAAGCTTCATTTGGGTGGATTAACTGTTTATGCCAGTGGCCGAAACCTGTATACGTTTACAAAATGGGTAGGATGGGACCCTGAAAGTCTGCAAACTTCCAGAGGGATAATTAATACAAACACAGGTGAAGATTGGACAAACAATTATCCACTGACCCGCACTTTTGTATTCGGCTTAAATGTTTCATTACGTTAAATCATTATGATTATGAAAATATATATAACCATTATATCGTTTTTAGCAGTATTAGTTTTTGCTTTTTCATCCTGCAAAAGGGGCTTTCTGGATGAAAAGCCATATTCGTCCTATACGCCATTAACTTTAACCGATTCGCTCGGGTTTGAAGCATCTTTGATTGGTTTATATAACCATGTAAGCACCATATTCTCCTGGGCCGATCAGCAGGGTTGGCCCAGTGTATGGCAGGTCGGTACAGACGTGGCTAATGCGACCAATAACCAGCAGGGGGTAGAAATACCATATTACAATTATGCCACCTTAACTTCCGTTGATGTTGGTGCTGCAAGGACCTGGAACAGGAATTACATCCTGATAAATCTTACCAATACCATTGTTGATGGTATTGAGAATCCTTCCGTTAACAGCCTAAGTGCAAAAGGTAAAAGCTTGGTGAGTGCAGAAGCTAAGTTTTTCAGGGCTTATGCATACAATAATCTTGCAACGTGTTTCGGCGAGGTTCCCTTAATTACGCATGCCCTAAGTGGCCCGAAAACAGATTTTGTTAGGGCGCCACTTGCCGATGTAAATAATTTCATCGTAAGCGATCTGATTTATGCAGCTGCAAATCTTCCGGACATTGAAGCCGTAAAAACCAATACAAAAGGGAAAATGTATGGCAGAGCAAATAAATTTATGGCTATGCAATTGCTGGCAGAGGTTTATCTGCGTATAAATAAACCAGATCTTGCCGAACAACAGGCACAGGCCATTATTAATAGTGGCAGGTTTAGTTTAATTAAAAACCGCTATGGCGTTAAAACAAGCCTGCCGGGTGACTATTATTCAGATATGTTCCAATATGGAAATCAAAGAAGGGCACAAGGCAATACCGAAGCCATTTGGGTATTGGAGCAGGAAAATCCAGCGAGTGTTGTAGGTGGGATAACTGATAATCCTCAGCAACGCAGGGTTTGGGGGGCTGCTTATTACAATATCGCCGGTATGGCACTTGCAGATTCTTTGGGTGGGCGATCAATTGGCCGTTTACGCTTAAGCAACTGGGTATTGTACGGCCTGTATAAAGGAAATGACATTCGGAATTCACAATATAACATCCGCAGAAGATATTATTATAATGACCCTGCACCTGCTTATGCAAGCCGTTACGGAAAACAAGTTCCGTTTACCGGACCTGATACCTTAGTCAATATTTGTCCGAGTACAACCAAATGGGGGGCTTTTGATCCTAATGATACTTTTGGCTATGCAATGATTAAGGATTTTATTCTGATGAGACTGGGCGAAACCTATTTGTTACTTGCCGAAGCCCAGGTGATGCAAAATAAAACAATTGATGCTGCGATTAGCATAAATGCGCTTAGAACCAGGGCAAACGCCGCTCAGGTATCTGCGTCGCAGATGACGAAAGATTTCATTCTCGACGAAAGGGTAAGAGAATTAATTGGAGAAGAAAATAGGAGGATGACCCTAATGAGAACAGGGACACTGGTGGAGCGCGCCTTACGTCTCAATTCAAATGATGCTTCTAAACCAATTACCGGTTTAACCACAAAAAATTTATTAATGCCAATCCCATTGAGAGAGATACAGCTTAATAAAGATGCTGTGATTACACAAAATCCGGGTTATTAATGTAACGCTGCTTGTTCAATCGGGTTATCTTCGGATAACTCGATTAATAGTTCAGCACATTTGCTATATTAAAATTTTATTTCATCCCTAATTTTAAACCAGATTACGCTATGTACAGCCGCTTACACCTCATCATTAGTTCTATTTTCTGTTTGTTTAGCGCTTCAGTTTTTTCGCAGCAATCCTATCGGGAATTTAATCCCGGAAAAATCTGGAAAGACAACAACGGCATTCACATTAACGCACATGGTGGTGGAATGCTGGAGCATAAGGGAATATACTACTGGTTTGGTGAGCATAAAATTGAGGGAGAAAAGGGAAATACGGCACAAGTAGGTGTACATTGTTATTCGTCAAGAGACCTGTACAATTGGAAAGATGAAGGAATTGCGCTTTCAGTTTCCAATAATCTTAAGAGTGACATTGCAAAAGGCTGCATTTTGGAAAGGCCGAAGGTGGTATACAACAAGCAAACGAAAAAGTTTGTGATGTGGTTTCACCTTGAGCTTTTGGGTAAGGGGTATGCTGCTGCACGTGCAGGCGCAGCTATAGCCGATAAGCCAACAGGCCCATTTACTTTTATCAAAAGCTACCGGCCAAACGCAGGCATAATGCCTTTTTATGCAGATGGAACTCCTGAAAGTGAAAAAATCAATTGCGAAAACCCCCAAAACAAAAGCGATGGATTCTTCTGCAGGGATTTGCCTGGAGGACAGATGGCTAGAGATATGACTGTTTTTGTTGATGAGGATGGGAAAGCCTACCATGTATTCTCTTCGGAAGAGAACTTTACACTGC
This is a stretch of genomic DNA from Candidatus Pedobacter colombiensis. It encodes these proteins:
- a CDS encoding two-component regulator propeller domain-containing protein; the encoded protein is MSKVFTCLVIFLAFSISTCLSQTTPPAIKYLGIEDGLSNNVVNSLYIDHFGFVWMGTYDGLNRYDGYNFKVFRNNWAGDNSLINNHITVLNGDDLNRIWVGTQKGISYYSYADSRFHKLIYLENGKKHTLFAAVNAIAINSSSDVFVATDDGLFVLNKGQVNAERISLVKNKIPGVKAICTDDNGKLWLFVKDHGLCLFDTTSKKIKWIRTDLKNITYLLNDHGKLLWIGTEKGLLQYDKTTNSLSQSEGYPEHDNIMNLMLDKQQKLWISTDGGGVVVYDTKSKYADRLPVGKEKGFLSSNSAAQVYEDKESRKWIATLRGGINIIDQQSTQFQSIKKDPLKSNSLVNNFVLSFGEDEHKNVWIGTDGGGLSVWNRKKNTFINYVKTNNPGSLKSNFVTSILNDADNNIWVASFSGGIDRFDKQNGGFVHYSCYNEMKGAEEVNLWKLYQDRNKNIWAGTTRGGALYKYNKQKDKFELFDASLQDIHTLFQDSKGQLWGGNYTDLIRIDVLNKKHQFIKVNFAVRAIVEDAKQNLWIGTEGGGLIQYNPVTGKTKRYLQKDGLPSNSVLNILRDRKDNLWCSTYNGLSKFNICEDKFKNYYTSDGLSSNQFNYNASLKLSDGTFLFGGIDGFNFFHPDSIKENKRIPKIVLTDFRINNIPLDQDSHYRNVSVVNLNKIAIPHNAAVISVNYAAIEFSFQDQISYAYYLEGWDRDWNYVNKLNTIYYSRLNEGNYKLHIKSTDTEGAWSNNEKIIAIRILPPWYRSWWAYCIYALFFSAVYYIFQAYRSKQRNLKHEVEIANLKMEREKDLNERKLNFFTNISHELRTPLTLIVNPIKDILNIKEQGQEKNDLNVVYRNSRRLLSLVDQLLLFRKTESENDVLNVVKINLFKFAHEIFLCFSYLAKQNNIAYQFECEDEELNIYGDRDKLEITFFNLLSNALKFTSKGGFVKFKISKLGEQVKIEVSDSGPGIPEGVGEKLFDKFYKVSGNESLKMGFGIGLYLVKNFVELHHGKISFLSNEPAGTTFLIEMPVGVADGLMENNVSDKELIYVNELMPDEEQEDEKNDHVGNLELLISDLHTILVIDDNTEIIDYIRQIFQDRFKIYKATDGLDGLRKCIAFLPDIVISDINMEGLNGIELCRQVKEDPALNHIPVILLTADPSPEVKLKGTEAGAYDFVTKPFDKELFTAKINGIIKNRANLQSYFYNEITLKSDTDKVSQEDKGFLQKCVTIIEDNLTEDQFSVKTLASDLGMSHSNLYKRIKSTSGQSVNGFVRFIRLRKAAELLINTNLNINEAACRVGINDIKYFREQFQKLFKLTPSEFVKKHRKTFHKYYNINSRVLEN
- a CDS encoding glycoside hydrolase family 88 protein, whose product is MNKTLRFFTKPFLFVFAVLFSGQLCLGQQTKIITIASNGWANNSINAVIFRKNSLITSDGYQYAAYYDSDQNLMLAKRKTGSSTWIVEKTAYKGDAADAHKSISITVDGAGILHVTWGQHDNSLNYARAVSAGSLKLGDKLHMVSDKESKVSYPEFYKLVNGDLLFFYRDGGSGNGNLMINRYDVRSQTWHRVQDGMINGEGKRNAYWQMAVDGAGTLHLSWVWRESPDVASNHDICYAKSSDGGMTWQKSTGERYQLPITASNAEYAVKIPQKSELINQTSMYADAKGRVFIVSYWNDQPGGIPQYHLVFNDGQKWKVNGLSFRKTAFSLSGGGTKKIPISRPQIIVWPNVSGYGAGILFRDAERGNKASIAVNQDIDTDKWKVTDLTSKSLGDWEPTYDTELWKDKTVLNLYVQNVTQVDGEGKANAEPSPVQVLEWKPEAQPGLPSKAEVLKMIDKANGYWQSQNKPEVRSFWDNAAYHTGNMEVVALTGNESYRKYSEDWANHNQWMGAKSTDKSQWKYKYGETDDDVLFGDWQICFQTYIDLYHLKPEEYKIARAKEVMGYQMSTPLNDYWWWADGLYMVMPVMTKLYKTTGDQQYLDKLYEYFAYANSIMYDKDAKLYYRDAKYVYPKHKSANGKKDFWARGDGWVFAGLAKVLKDLPLNDPHRKEYVMKYTGMANAILNSQQEDGYWTRSILDPEHAPGPETSGTAFFTYGLLWGINNGYLKEKTFLPAALKGWNFLVNTALQENGKVGYVQPIGEKAIPGQIVDANSTANFGVGAFLLANCELYRYLDK